A region from the Variovorax sp. RKNM96 genome encodes:
- the ggt gene encoding gamma-glutamyltransferase, whose product MQQFHWTPTLRAAVAAALALTAAGASQAASQAPVAAEHGMVVSAQHLASKVGVDVLKRGGNAVDAAVAVGYALAVVYPAAGNLGGGGFMTVQLADGRKTFLDFREKAPLAATANMYLDKDGNVIKGLSTNGHLAVGVPGSVSGMEYAREKYGTMKRADLIAPSIQLADKGFALEQGDIDMLWTSTADFQKDPVSGAIFLNKGQPFQVGQKLVQKDLAKTLKEISSKGTDGFYKGWVGKAIVASSQAGKGIITQADLDQYKTRELAPVECDYRGYRVVSAPPPSSGGVIICEMLNILEGYPLKDLGFRSAQSVHYQIEAMRHAYVDRNSYLGDPDFVKNPLDRLLDKGYAEKIRAAIDPKKAGVSKDIKPGVAPHEGSNTTHYSITDQWGNAVSVTYTLNDWFGAKVTADKTGVLLNNEMDDFTSKIGVPNMYGLVQGEANAIAPGKRPLSSMSPTIVSKDGKPVFVVGTPGGSRIITAVLHTILNVVDYGMNVQEAVDAPRFHQQWLPDVTNVETFAISPDTRKILTDMGHNLGVPQPANHLAAIIVGAPSLGGKPVGANRFYGANDPRRNTGLAAGY is encoded by the coding sequence GCGGCGGCAATGCGGTCGATGCGGCGGTCGCCGTGGGCTATGCGCTGGCGGTGGTGTACCCGGCGGCGGGCAACCTCGGCGGCGGCGGCTTCATGACCGTGCAGCTGGCCGACGGCCGCAAGACCTTCCTTGACTTCCGCGAGAAGGCGCCGCTGGCCGCCACGGCCAACATGTACCTGGACAAGGACGGCAACGTCATCAAGGGCCTGAGCACCAACGGCCACCTCGCCGTGGGCGTGCCGGGCTCGGTGTCGGGCATGGAATACGCGCGCGAGAAGTACGGCACCATGAAGCGCGCCGACCTCATCGCCCCCTCGATCCAGCTGGCCGACAAAGGCTTTGCGCTGGAGCAGGGCGACATCGACATGCTGTGGACCTCCACCGCCGACTTCCAGAAGGACCCGGTCTCAGGCGCGATCTTCCTGAACAAGGGCCAGCCCTTCCAGGTCGGCCAGAAGCTGGTGCAGAAAGACCTGGCCAAGACGCTGAAGGAAATCAGTTCCAAGGGCACCGACGGCTTCTACAAGGGTTGGGTCGGCAAGGCGATCGTGGCATCGAGCCAGGCCGGCAAGGGCATCATCACGCAGGCCGACCTCGACCAGTACAAGACACGCGAACTCGCGCCGGTCGAGTGCGATTACCGCGGCTACCGCGTGGTGTCGGCGCCGCCCCCGAGCTCGGGCGGCGTGATCATCTGCGAGATGCTCAACATCCTGGAGGGCTACCCGCTCAAGGACCTGGGTTTCCGCTCGGCGCAATCGGTGCACTACCAGATCGAGGCCATGCGCCACGCCTACGTGGACCGCAACAGCTACCTGGGCGACCCCGATTTCGTGAAGAACCCGCTCGACCGCCTGCTCGACAAGGGCTACGCCGAGAAGATCCGCGCCGCCATCGACCCGAAGAAGGCCGGCGTCTCCAAGGACATCAAGCCCGGCGTCGCGCCGCATGAAGGCAGCAACACCACCCACTACTCGATCACTGACCAGTGGGGCAATGCGGTCTCGGTCACCTACACGCTGAACGACTGGTTCGGCGCCAAGGTCACCGCCGACAAGACCGGCGTGCTGCTGAACAACGAGATGGACGACTTCACCTCCAAGATCGGCGTGCCCAACATGTACGGCCTGGTGCAGGGCGAGGCCAACGCCATCGCCCCGGGCAAGCGTCCGCTGAGCTCGATGAGCCCGACCATCGTCTCCAAGGACGGCAAGCCGGTGTTCGTGGTCGGCACGCCCGGCGGCAGCCGCATCATCACGGCGGTGCTGCACACGATCCTGAACGTGGTCGACTACGGCATGAACGTGCAGGAGGCCGTCGATGCACCGCGCTTCCACCAGCAATGGCTGCCTGACGTCACCAACGTCGAGACCTTCGCGATCAGCCCCGACACCCGCAAGATCCTGACCGACATGGGCCACAACCTGGGGGTGCCGCAGCCGGCGAACCACCTCGCCGCGATCATCGTCGGCGCGCCTTCGCTGGGCGGCAAGCCAGTGGGCGCCAACCGCTTCTACGGCGCGAACGACCCCCGCCGCAACACCGGTTTGGCCGCCGGTTACTGA
- a CDS encoding 16S rRNA pseudouridine(516) synthase: MHLQDILYTQGFGTRRVCAGLVQQGHVIIDGQAVTDPFADLDPEGLRYTVQGTPWAYHEKAYLMLHKPAGTECSQKPSTYPSIYTLLPSPLRLRPNKGAVQGVQAIGRLDQDTTGLLLMTDDGQFIHKMGSPKHHVPKVYEVTAKHPVDEVQIAKLLAGVVLDDDPKPVRAAACESDSPLHLRLTLTEGKYHQVKRMLAAVGNRVEGLHRSRIGDLSLPEDLAPGQWRWLTAEEVAALRAPAKPAKPSK, encoded by the coding sequence ATGCACCTGCAAGACATCCTCTACACCCAAGGCTTCGGCACGCGACGCGTGTGCGCGGGGCTGGTCCAGCAAGGCCACGTGATCATCGACGGCCAAGCCGTGACGGACCCCTTCGCCGACCTCGACCCCGAAGGCCTGCGTTACACCGTGCAGGGCACGCCGTGGGCCTACCACGAGAAGGCCTACCTGATGCTGCACAAGCCGGCCGGCACCGAGTGCTCGCAGAAGCCCTCGACCTACCCGAGCATCTACACGCTGCTGCCGTCGCCGCTTCGCCTGCGGCCCAACAAGGGCGCGGTGCAGGGCGTGCAGGCCATCGGCCGGCTCGACCAGGACACCACGGGCCTCTTGCTCATGACCGACGACGGCCAGTTCATCCACAAGATGGGTTCGCCCAAGCACCACGTGCCCAAGGTCTATGAGGTGACGGCCAAGCACCCGGTGGACGAGGTGCAGATCGCCAAGCTGCTGGCCGGCGTGGTGCTCGACGACGACCCGAAGCCGGTGCGCGCGGCCGCCTGCGAATCCGACAGCCCGCTGCACCTGCGGCTCACGCTCACCGAGGGCAAGTACCACCAGGTCAAGCGCATGCTGGCGGCGGTGGGCAACCGGGTCGAGGGGCTGCACCGTTCGCGCATCGGCGACCTGTCGCTGCCCGAGGACCTGGCGCCGGGGCAGTGGCGCTGGCTGACGGCAGAGGAAGTGGCGGCGCTGCGCGCGCCGGCCAAGCCTGCCAAACCATCGAAGTAG